DNA from Pseudomonas putida:
ATTACACCCCTATTGCTTTCATGTTAGGCTTGCGCGCTCGTCCCGACATTGGTGTCATTTCATGTGGGTTCCTCATTACAGCGCCCTGACGCAACCGGTTTACCTGATGATCGCCGATGCCCTTGAACAGGACATTGCCAGCGGGAAGTTGGTAGCCGGCGATCGGCTGCCGACGCTGAAGGATCTGGCCGAGCGCTTGAGCGTGACGCCAGGCACCATTGGCCGGGCCTATGACGAGGCGGCCAAACGTGGCCTGGTGGTCGGAGAGGTAGGACGCGGCACCTTTGTGCGCGCCCCAAAAGCCGCTGTTGTCCCGCCCCCTCGCAGCGCGGGTCTGAGCAATGAAAATGGCCAGATCGATCTGTCGATCATCAAGCCCAACGACGCCCACATGGCGCAGTGGTTGCGCGGCTCGCTCCACGACCTGGCCGACTCCACCGACCTGATAAAGGCGCTCGATTACGTCACCGATGGCGGTCATGCCATCCACAAGGAAGCTGGCGCGACCTGGATCAGACGCTGGCTGCCGGACGCCAGCTGGCAGCAGGTGGTCTTGACCTCTGGCGCCCAGCACGGCCTGCTGGTGGCCTTCAACAGCCTGTCGAAAGCCGATGATGTGATTCTCTGCGAATCCTTCTGCTACCCCGGCATCATTTCCCTGGCCCACAGTTTGGGCCGACGCCTTCAGGGGGTGGCCGTGGACGAGCACGGCCTGATTCCCGAGGCTCTGCGCGCCGCCTGCCTAGAGCATCGCCCTACCCTCTTGGTCTGCGTGACCACGCACCAGAACCCGACCAACTCGATCATGCCCCACGCCCGGCGTGAGGCCATCGCCGCCATTGCTCGCGAGTTCGACCTGGTCATCATCGATGACGACATCTACGGTTTCCTTGAGCCGTCCCCCCGCTACAAGCCCCTGGCCGCCTATGCGCCGGAGCGTTCCATTTACCTGACCAGCCTGTCCAAGAGTGTGTTGCCGGCGCTGCGTATCGGCTATCTGTATGCACCGCCGCACATGCTGTCGCGCCTGTCCTCGATGGTGCGCAGCAGCGTCTGGATGCCCTCACCCTTGATGGCCCAGCTCGCCAGCAACTTGATCAACAGCGGCATGGCGGACGAGTTGGTAAGTATCCAGCAGGACGAAGCCGCCGCGCGCCAACAGATGGCCAAGGACATCCTCGGCCAGTACCCGATCCGCAGCCAACCTCATAGCTTCCATATCTGGCTCGAATTGCCCGCCCCCTGGACCGGCGATGAATTCGCCAACCTGGCGCGCAGCAATGGCGTGATCGTGGTCAGCGGCAGCCAGTTCCTGCCTCAGCGCAGCGACGCGCCCAATGGCGTGCGTATCGCACTGATGGCGCCGAACCGGGACGAACTTGCCTTTGCCCTGACCAAACTGGCCAGCTTGCTGGCCTCGCCGGAGCCCCGGTTGTTCTATTGACCGGGTTTTCGAGCGAGCATGAAAAAGCCGCAACCAGTTGCCTGGCTGCGGCTTTTTGCGCGTGCTGTCGAACAGCGATCCGTCAGAACGGAATATCGTCGTCGAAGCTGTCGAAGTCAGCGGCCGGTTGCGGAGCTGGCTGCTGCGGTGCAGGGCGCTGTGGCGCCTGCTGTGGACGCGGAGCCTGCTGGCGTGGCGCCTGGTTGTACTGCTGCTGGCCGCCACTTTGGTTGTAGTTGCCACCACCTTGGTTGTACGGATCGCCACCCTGTTGCTGGTTTTGCGGACGACCGCCCAGCAGCTGCATGGTGCCCTGCATGTCGACGATGATCTCGGTGGTGTAGCGCTTGATGCCGTCTTTTTCCCACTCGCGGGTCTGCAGCTTGCCCTCGATGTACACCTGGGAACCTTTGCGCAGGTATTCGCCCGCGATCTCGGCGAGCTTGCCGAACATGGCAACACGGTGCCACTCGGTGCGCTCGACCTTCTGGCCGGACTGTTTGTCGGTCCACTGCTCGCTGGTAGCCAGGCTCAGGTTGGTCACGGCGTTACCGTTGGGCAGGTAGCGGACTTCGGGATCCTGACCGCAAGTACCGACCAGAATGACTTTGTTAACCCCACGGGCCATAACGTTCTCCTAGGCTTCGCACGCCGAAGAGGCTGGGTTCACCAGACGCTCGAGGGTCGCACGGTCCAAAATTTTCGTATCCAGTTTGATATAGATGGCGGCTTCTTCTGCTACCACTACGGCGTCGGTCACACCCGGCACGGCCAACAGGCGCTCGGTCAGCCCGGCTTCCCGGACGCCTTCGGGCGATAGCGGCATGCGCAGGCTGGTCACATAGGGCGGCTCGTTCATGCTCAATGCAGTGCCCAGCCAGATGGCGCACAACCCTGCGCATCCGAGGAACACCATGCCCAGGCCACCGTGCTGGAACAACCAGCCACCGATGATTCCTCCAAGAGCGGCACCCAGGAACTGACTGGTGGAATATACCCCCATAGCCGTCCCTTTGCCGCCAGCGGGCGACACTTTGCTCACCAACGAAGGCAGCGATGCCTCCAGCAGGTTGAATGCGGTAAAGAATACCACGGTGCCGATCACCAGTCCGCGCAAGTTGTCAGCCCATTGCCAGAAGAACACCTCGACCACCAGCAGCACACTCACCGCGCCGAGCAACACCCGTTTCATCTTGCGCTTCTTCTCGCCGTAGATGATGAACGGGATCATTGCAAAAAATGAAATGAGCAAGGCGGTCAGGTACACCCACCAGTGCTGTTCTTTCGGCAGGCCGCCGCGCTCGACGAAAGCCAAGGGCAGCGCGACGAAGCTGGCCATGAGGATCGCGTGGAGGATGAAGATGCCCACGTCCAGGCGCAAAAGGTCCGGATGACGCAGGGTCGGGCCAAGGGCCTTGCGGGCGACGCCCGATTCGCGGTGCTGCAACGCACTGTGGGCGCTGGGCACTACGAAGGCGATGAGCGCGATCCCCACGAGGGCGAGTCCTGCCGTGGCAAGGAACAATCCTGACAGGCCGAAGGCACGGGTCAGCAGTGGACCGACGACCATGGCCACCGCGAACGACAGCCCGATGCTCATGCCGATCATGGCCATGGCCTTGGTACGATGCTGTTCACGGGTCAAATCAGACAGCAGCGCCATGACGGCAGCCGAAATCGCCCCGGCGCCTTGCAGGATGCGGCCTGCGATCACACCCCAGATTGAGTCCGCCTGAGCCGCCAACAAGCTGCCGAGGGCGAACACTACCAGCCCGAGATAAATAACCGGACGGCGACCGATGCGGTCGGAAATCATCCCGAACGGAATCTGCAGAACAGCCTGAGTCAAGCCATAGGCGCCAATAGCCAGGCCAATCAGTGCCGGCGTAGCGCCGGCCAGGTCCATGCCGTAGGTCGCCAGCACCGGCAGGACCATGAACATGCCCAGCATACGAAAGGCAAAGACCAGGGCCAGGCCGCCAGCGGCGCGGGTTTCGCTGCCACTCATGCGCTCGTTGTGCGTGTCGTGCATGGAATAACCTCGTGTGAACCGGCGGCGATTCTATCAGTCCGACAGCGTAACGGCATCTACGCGACGCTTTGCCGCGTACTGGCAGCGCGCCTTATACTCCCTTGTTTATGCCCGCCGAGCGAGGCCGCAGTGGACAAGATCCTGATTCGTGGGGCACGCACCCACAACCTGAAGAACATCGACCTGACCCTGCCCCGGGACAAGCTGATCGTGATCACCGGCTTGTCCGGCTCCGGCAAGTCGTCCCTGGCGTTCGATACCCTCTATGCCGAGGGCCAGCGGCGCTATGTGGAATCCCTGTCGGCCTATGCCCGACAGTTCCTGTCGATGATGGAAAAACCTGACGTCGATACCATCGAAGGCCTGTCGCCAGCCATCTCCATCGAGCAAAAGTCGACCTCACACAACCCGCGTTCCACGGTCGGCACCATCACCGAGATCTACGACTACCTGCGCCTACTCTATGCCCGCGTCGGCACGCCACGCTGCCCGGACCATGACATTCCGCTGGAAGCGCAAACGATCAGCCAGATGGTCGACCTGGTCCTCGAGCGCCCCGAAGGCAGCAAGCTGATGCTGCTGGCGCCGGTGGTGCGTGAACGCAAGGGCGAGCACCTGGCGGTGTTCGACGAACTGCGGGCCCAGGGCTTCGTACGCGCCCGGGTCAATGGCAAGCTCTACGAACTGGACGAGCTGCCCAAGCTGGATAAACAGAAAAAGCACAGCATCGATGTGGTGGTGGACCGCTTCAAGGTGCGTGAAGACTTGCAGCAGCGCCTGGCGGAATCGTTCGAGACGGCACTGAAGCTGGCCGATGGCATCGCCTTGGTCGCACCGATGGACGACGAGACCGGCGAGGAGATGATCTTCTCGGCGCGCTTCGCCTGCCCGGTGTGCGGACATGCCATCAGCGAGCTCGAACCGAAACTGTTCTCCTTCAACAACCCAGCCGGCGCCTGCCCTACCTGCGACGGCCTGGGGGTCAAGCAGTTCTTCGATACCAAGCGCCTGGTCAACAATGAGCTGACCCTGGCCGAGGGGGCCATCCGTGGCTGGGACCGGCGCAACGTCTATTACTTCCAGATGCTCGGGTCGCTCGCGGCGCATTATGGCTTCAGTCTTGAGCTGCCATTCGGTGAGCTGTCGGCCGAGCACCAGAAGGTCATCCTGCACGGCAGCGGCAAGCAAAGCGTCGACTTCAAGTACCTCAATGACCGTGGCGACATCGTCAAACGCTCGCACCCGTTCGAGGGCATCGTGCCCAACCTGGAGCGCCGCTACCGCGAGACCGAATCGGCCACCGTGCGCGAGGAACTCGCCAAGTACCTGGGCACCCAACCCTGCCCCGACTGCCGCGGCACCCGCCTGCGCCGCGAGGCGCGCCACGTGTGGGTGGGCGAGAAGACCTTGCCGGCCGTCACCAACCTGCCGATCGGCGAAGCCAGCGACTATTTCAGCGACCTCACCTTGACTGGCCGGCGCGGCGAAATCGCGGCCAAGATCCTCAAGGAGATCTGTGAGCGCCTGCAGTTCCTGGTCAATGTCGGCCTCGACTACCTGACCCTGGACCGCAGCGCCGATACGCTCTCCGGCGGCGAGGCCCAGCGCATCCGCCTGGCCAGCCAGATCGGAGCCGGCCTGGTGGGGGTGATGTACATTCTCGACGAGCCCTCCATCGGCCTGCACCAGCGCGACAACGACCGCTTGCTGGCCACGCTCAATCACCTGCGGGATCTGGGCAACACCGTGATCGTGGTGGAGCACGACGAGGACGCGATCCGTCTGGCCGACTATGTGGTGGACATCGGCCCTGGCGCCGGCGTGCATGGTGGGCAGATCGTCGCCGAGGGCTCGCCTGAGGAGGTCATGGCCCACCCCGAGTCGCTCACGGGCAAGTACCTGTCCGGGCGCAAGAAGATCGCCGTGCCGACCAAGCGCACACCGCGCAACAAGAAACTGGCACTCAAGCTCAAAGGCGCCCGCGGGAACAACCTGCAGAGCGTCGACCTTGAGGTACCTATCGGCTTGCTGACCTGCGTCACCGGGGTTTCCGGTTCGGGCAAATCGACACTGATCAACAACACCCTGTTCCCCCTGGCCGCTACCGCCCTCAATGGCGCCAGCAGCCTAGAGGCCGCCGCGCACACAAGCCTCGACGGCCTGCAGCACTTGGACAAGGTGGTCGATATCGACCAGAGCCCGATCGGCCGCACGCCACGCTCCAACCCCGCAACCTATACCGGCATCTTCACACCGATCCGCGAGCTGTTCGCTGGCGTCCCGGAATCCCGTGCTCGCGGCTATGGCCCGGGGCGCTTCTCGTTCAACGTCAAGGGCGGTCGCTGCGAAGCTTGCCAGGGCGATGGCCTGATCAAGGTGGAGATGCACTTCCTGCCGGATATCTACGTGCCGTGTGACGTGTGCAAGAGCAAGCGCTATAACCGCGAGACCCTGGAGATCAAATACAAGGGCAAGAACATCCACGAGATCCTGGAAATGACCATCGAGGATGCCCGGGAATTCTTCGATCCAGTCCCGGCCCTGGCGCGTAAGCTGCAAACGCTGATGGACGTGGGGCTTTCCTACATCAAGCTGGGACAATCGGCCACAACCCTATCGGGCGGCGAAGCGCAGCGGGTCAAGCTATCCCGCGAGCTGTCCAAGCGCGACACCGGCAAGACGCTCTATATCCTCGACGAGCCGACCACGGGCCTGCATTTCGCCGACATTCAGCAACTGCTCGATGTGCTGCATCGCCTGCGCGACCACGGCAACACCGTGGTGGTGATCGAGCACAACCTCGACGTGATCAAGACCGCCGACTGGCTTGTGGACCTTGGCCCGGAGGGCGGTTCGAAAGGAGGCCAGATCATCGCCTGTGGTACGCCTGAGGAGTTGGCCGAGATGAAACAGTCCTATACCGGTCATTACCTCAAGCCACTGCTGGAACGTGACCGAGCGTAATGAAAAAGCCCCTGGCATGCAGATGCCAGGGGCTTTTTGTTTGGCGCCACCTCCGCGAAAGGTGTGGAGCAATTACATCTGCGACTGCAGATAGTTCTCCAGGCCGATCGCCTTGATCAGACCTTGCTGCTTCTCCAGCCAGTAGGTGTGATCTTCTTCGGTGTCGGCCAACTGCGCACGCAGAATGTCGCGGCTGATGTAGTCCTTGTGCAGCTCGCACAACTCGATGCCTTTGCACAGTGCGGCGCGCACCTTGTACTCGAGCTTCAGGTCGGCCTCGATCATCTCCGGCACGGTGCTGCCGACTTCCAGATCATCGGCGCGCATGTCCGGAGTGCCTTCGAGCATGAGGATGCGACGCATCAGGGCATCGGCGTGCTGCGTCTCCTCTTCCATCTCGTGGTTGATACGTTCGTAGAGCTTGGACAGGCCCCAGTCTTCATACATACGCGAATGAATGAAGTACTGATCGCGTGCTGCCAGTTCGCCCTTCAGCAACGTGACGAGGTAGTTGATTACGTCCGGGTGACCTTGCATCGCCCTGCTTCTCCCTGTGAAAACGGCTTATGGCTCATAGTGTGAACCAGGATTTGCTCGCGGTCACGGACAAACGCGCAATTAGAAGCAAAAAATCGGTTAAACAGTAGTGATATTCATTGAAAAACCGCCCAAATGAGGGCGGTTCTACTTATCACTTCGACTTAAGCGAGATCCACGCCCAAGGCCTTAGCGACGCCCTCGCCATAGGCAGGATCCGCCTTGAAGAAGTACTGCAACTGACGCTGCACCACATCAGCGCTGACACCTGCCATCGCTCCAGCGATGTTGCTGATCAGCAGCGCTTTTTGTTCTTCATTCATCAAGCGGAACAGCGCACCGGCGTGACTGTAGTAGTCGTTATCTTCGCGGTGGTCATAGCGATCGGCGGCGCCTTGCAGGGCCAGTGCCGGCTCAGCGTGACGCGGCGACTGTTTGGGCGCATCGCTGTAGCTGTTGGGCTCGTAGTTCGGCGCACTGCCATAGCTACCCGAGGCCATCGCACCATCGCGCTGATAGCTGTGTACGGGGCAACGCGGCGCGTTGACCGGCAACTGCTGGTGATTGGTACCAACACGGTAGCGGTGGGCGTCGGCATAGGCGAACACGCGACCTTGCAGCATTCGATCTGGCGAGAGCCCAACACCAGGCACCATGTTGCTTGGCCCAAAGGCAGCCTGCTCGACTTCAGCGAAGTAGTTGAGCGGGTTGCGGTTGAGTTCCAAGATGCCGACCTCGATCAGCGGGTAGTCCTTCTGCGCCCAGGTCTTGGTCACGTCAAAGGGGTTCTCCTCGCGGCCCGCCGCTTCTGCCTCACTCATCACCTGGATGCACACGCTCCAGCGCGGGTAGTCACCCCGCTCGATGGCCTCGAACAGGTCACGCTGGGCGTAGTCCGGGTCGCTGCCAGCTAGCCGGGCGGCTTCGGCAGGCGCTAGGTTCTTGATGCCCTGCTGGGTTTTGAAGTGCCATTTGACCCAAGTACGCTCGCCCTTGGCATTGATCAGGCTATAGGTGTGGCTACCAAAGCCATGCATGTGCCGGTAGCCATCCGGAATGCCCCGATCAGAGAACAGGATGGTGACCTGGTGCAGCGCTTCCGGCGAATGGGACCAGAAGTCCCACATCATCTGGGCATTCTTCAGATTGGACTGTGGGTGACGCTTCTGGGTATGGATGAAGTCCGGGAACTTGAGCGGGTCGCGAATGAAGAATACTGGCGTGTTGTTACCGACGATGTCCCAGTTGCCCTCCTCGGTATAGAACTTCACCGCAAAGCCACGCGGGTCTCGCTCGGTATCTGCAGAACCACGTTCACCGCCTACGGTAGAGAAGCGCAAGAAGGTCTCGGTTTCCTTGCCAATACGCTCGAACAGCTTGGCGCTGGTGTACTGGGTAATGTCGCGGGTGACGGTGAAGGTGCCGTAGGCGCCAGAGCCTTTGGCGTGTACACGGCGCTCCGGGATGTTCTCCCGGTTGAAGTGGGCGAGCTTCTCGATCAGGTGGAAGTCGTCAAGCAACAGCGGGCCGCGTGGGCCGGCCGAACGAGAGTTCTGGTTGTCTGCTACCGGCGCACCGCTGGCGGTGGTGAGAATCTTGCTCATGGGTTCTCCTATCAGTCTTTGGCTGCCGCTGATCGGCGTGCTGACAAGTATCGGCGACCCGGGTTACAAGAACTAATTCATTGCCTGACTCACATCAATAGAAATTCATAATTCTTGCAGACACAAAAAACCGGGCACTAGGCCCGGTTTCTTGTAGCAGACTGACGTCTTACTCGGCGGCTTCTACAGCACCACCGACCGGACGATCAACCAGCTCGACGTACGCCATAGGCGCGTTGTCGCCAGCGCGGAAACCGCACTTCAGGATGCGCAGGTAGCCGCCCTGACGGGTGGCGTAACGCTTGCCCAGGTCGTTGAACAGCTTGCCAACGGCAGCTTTCGAACGGGTACGGTCGAACGCCAGACGACGGTTGGCTACGCTGTCTTCCTTGGCCAGGGTGATCAGCGGCTCGGCAACGCGGCGCAGTTCCTTGGCTTTCGGCAGGGTGGTTTTGATCAGCTCGTGCTCGATCAGCGACACTGCCATGTTCTGGAACATAGCCTTGCGGTGAGAGCTGGTACGGCTCAGGTGACGTCCACTTTTACGATGACGCATGATTCATTCCTTACCAAACACTACGTTCGGTGATTACGACGATCAGGCGGTCGCCTTGTCGTCTTTCTTAAGACTTGCAGGCGGCCAGTTGTCGAGGCGCATGCCGAGAGACAGACCACGAGAGGCCAGGACGTCCTTGATTTCAGTCAGGGACTTCTTGCCCAGGTTAGGAGTCTTCAACAGCTCTACTTCGGTACGCTGAATCAGGTCGCCGATGTAGTAGATGTTCTCCGCCTTGAGGCAGTTGGCCGAACGTACGGTCAGTTCCAGATCGTCAACCGGACGCAGCAGGATCGGATCGATCTCGTCTTCCTGCTCGACTACAACAGGCTCGCTGTCACCTTTGAGGTCGACGAACGCGGCCAACTGCTGTTGCAGGATGGTCGCGGCGCGGCGGATAGCCTCTTCAGGGTCCAGGGTGCCGTTGGTTTCCAGATCGATGACCAGCTTGTCCAGGTTGGTACGCTGTTCAACACGGGCGTTCTCGACCACATAGGCGATACGACGCACCGGGCTGAACGAAGCGTCCAACTGCAGACGGCCGATGCTGCGGCTTTCGTCTTCGTCGGTTTGACGGGAGTCGGCCGGCTCGTAACCACGACCACGAGCTACGGTGAGCTTCATGTTCAGGGCGCCGTTGGACGCCAGGTTCGCGATTACGTGATCGGGATTGACGATCTCGACATCGTGATCCAGCTGAATATCGGCAGCGGTAACCACCCCCGAACCCTTTTTCGACAAGGTCAGCGTAACTTCGTCACGACCGTGCAGTTTGATAGCCAGGCCTTTGAGGTTCAACAGGATTTCAATGACGTCTTCCTGTACACCTTCGATCGCGGAGTACTCATGGAGTACGCCATCGATCTCGGCCTCGACTACTGCACAGCCAGGCATGGAGGACAACAGGATGCGGCGCAGCGCGTTGCCCAGGGTATGGCCGAAACCACGCTCGAGAGGCTCGAGCGTGATCTTGGCGCGGGTCGGACTGACAACCTGCACATCAATGTGGCGGGGTGTCAGGAACTCATTTACCGAAATCTGCATGGATGCACCTATTTTCTAGCCCTTACTTGGAGTAGAGCTCGACAATCAGGTTTTCGTTGATGTCGGCGGACAGGTCGCTGCGAGCAGGAACGTTCTTGAAAACGCCCGACTTCTTGGCAGCATCCACATCAACCCACTCAACGCGGCCACGCTGGGCGCACAGTTCAAGGGCTTGAACAATGCGCAGCTGGTTCTGCGACTTCTCGCGAACCGCGACCACGTCACCCGGACGAACTTGGTAGGATGGAATGTTTACGGTCTTGCCGTTGACGCTGATTGCCTTGTGCGAAACCAGCTGACGCGATTCCGAACGAGTGGCACCGAAGCCCATACGGTAGACAACGTTATCCAGACGGCACTCGAGCAGTTGCAGCAGGTTTTCACCGGTAGCGCCTTTTTTCGAGGCTGCAGCCTGGTAGTAACCGCGGAACTGACGCTCCAGTACACCGTAGATACGACGAACTTTTTGCTTCTCGCGCAGCTGGGTACCGTAGTCGGACTGACGGCCACGGCGCTGGCCGTGGATACCTGGGGCTGCTTCGATGTTGCACTTCGATTCCAGAGCGCGAACGCCGCTCTTCAGGAACAGGTCGGTGCCTTCACGACGAGACAGTTTGCATTTTGGACCAATGTAACGTGCCATTTATCTGTCTCCTGATTACACGCGACGCTTCTTCGGCGGACGGCACCCGTTGTGCGGGATTGGCGTCACGTCGGTGATGCTGGCGATCTTGTAGCCGCAGCTGTTCAGTGCACGAACGGCGGACTCGCGACCTGGACCTGGACCCTTGACGTTGACGTCGAGGTTCTTCAGGCCATATTCCAGCGCAGCTTGACCAGCACGCTCAGCAGCGATCTGAGCTGCGAACGGGGTGGATTTGCGCGAACCACGGAAACCCGAACCACCGGAAGTAGCCCAGGACAACGCGTTGCCCTGACGGTCGGTGATGGTCACGATGGTGTTGTTGAAAGACGCATGGATGTGGGCGATGCCATCAACCACTGTCTTTTTGACTTTCTTACGAGGACGAGCAGCAGGTTTTGCCATGTCTATATTCCTGGGCGATTACTTGCGGATCGGCTTACGCGGGCCCTTACGGGTGCGTGCGTTGGTCTTGGTGCGCTGACCGCGAACCGGCAGACCTTTACGATGACGCAGGCCGCGGTAGCAACCCAGGTCCATCAAGCGTTTGATCTTCATGTTGATGTCACGGCGCAGGTCACCTTCGGTGGTGAACTTCGCGACTTCGCCACGCAGGGTTTCGATTTGCTCGTCGCTCAGATCCTTGATCTTAGCGGCTGGATTTACACCAGCGTCTGCACAGATCTTCTGTGCAGTTGTGCGACCGACACCATAGATGTAGGTCAGCGAGATAACAGTGTGCTTGTTATCTGGAATGTTGACGCCTGCAATACGGGCCATTCAGTGGGACTCCAATTGACAGCTACCTACGCCCCGGAAGCCAAGAAATAGGGCGCGAGATAATATCGCTGTAGAAACGAATAATCAACCCAGCAGCACACTAGCTGCTGGGTTTGAAGCGCGGATCACACTCAGCCTTGGCGCTGCTTGTGACGCGGTTCCGCGCTGCAGATCACGCGCACGATACCTTCGCGACGAATGATCTTGCAGTTGCGGCACAGCTTTTTCACCGATGCACGAACTTTCATTACCGACTCCTCGAACCTTAGGGGACTATCAGCGCAGCAGACCGCTGCCACCGTAGCCTTTCAGGTTGGCTTTCTTCATCAGGGATTCGTACTGGTGCGAAACGAGGTGCGATTGTACTTGGGACATGAAGTCCATCACAACCACTACCACAATCAGCAACGAGGTCCCGCCAAGGTAGAACGGCACGTTTGCTGCCACCACCAGGAACTGGGGCAGAAGGCAGACGGCCATCATGTAAAGAGCACCGAACATAGTCAGACGAGTCAGAACGCCATCGATATAGCGCGCAGACTGCTCACCAGGACGGATACCCGGAATAAAGGCACCGGACTTCTTCAGGTTTTCCGCTACGTCTTTCGGGTTGAACATCAACGCTGTGTAGAAGAAGCAGAAGAAAATGATCCCCGCACTAAACAGCAGAATGTTCAACGGCTGACCAGGAGCGATCGACTGCGAGATGTCCTGCAGCCAGCCCATACCCTCGGACTGACCGAACCAGGCACCCAGCGAAGCCGGGAACAGCAAAATGCTGCTGGCAAAAATAGCCGGGATAACCCCCGCCATGTTTACCTTGAGCGGCAAGTGGCTGGTCTGCGCAGCAAAGACCTTACGGCCCTGCTGACGCTTGGCGTAGTGAACGGCGATACGACGCTGACCACGC
Protein-coding regions in this window:
- the rpmJ gene encoding 50S ribosomal protein L36, yielding MKVRASVKKLCRNCKIIRREGIVRVICSAEPRHKQRQG
- the rpsM gene encoding 30S ribosomal protein S13 — translated: MARIAGVNIPDNKHTVISLTYIYGVGRTTAQKICADAGVNPAAKIKDLSDEQIETLRGEVAKFTTEGDLRRDINMKIKRLMDLGCYRGLRHRKGLPVRGQRTKTNARTRKGPRKPIRK
- a CDS encoding DNA-directed RNA polymerase subunit alpha, whose translation is MQISVNEFLTPRHIDVQVVSPTRAKITLEPLERGFGHTLGNALRRILLSSMPGCAVVEAEIDGVLHEYSAIEGVQEDVIEILLNLKGLAIKLHGRDEVTLTLSKKGSGVVTAADIQLDHDVEIVNPDHVIANLASNGALNMKLTVARGRGYEPADSRQTDEDESRSIGRLQLDASFSPVRRIAYVVENARVEQRTNLDKLVIDLETNGTLDPEEAIRRAATILQQQLAAFVDLKGDSEPVVVEQEDEIDPILLRPVDDLELTVRSANCLKAENIYYIGDLIQRTEVELLKTPNLGKKSLTEIKDVLASRGLSLGMRLDNWPPASLKKDDKATA
- the rpsD gene encoding 30S ribosomal protein S4; translated protein: MARYIGPKCKLSRREGTDLFLKSGVRALESKCNIEAAPGIHGQRRGRQSDYGTQLREKQKVRRIYGVLERQFRGYYQAAASKKGATGENLLQLLECRLDNVVYRMGFGATRSESRQLVSHKAISVNGKTVNIPSYQVRPGDVVAVREKSQNQLRIVQALELCAQRGRVEWVDVDAAKKSGVFKNVPARSDLSADINENLIVELYSK
- the rpsK gene encoding 30S ribosomal protein S11; the encoded protein is MAKPAARPRKKVKKTVVDGIAHIHASFNNTIVTITDRQGNALSWATSGGSGFRGSRKSTPFAAQIAAERAGQAALEYGLKNLDVNVKGPGPGRESAVRALNSCGYKIASITDVTPIPHNGCRPPKKRRV